ACCTGACCCTCGACGGCCAGCAGGCGGTCGGACACCTGAATCAGTGTGCCACCCTCCGGCGGGATTTTATGATCCATAAATTCGCCGCCATCGGTTCCGACAACAAAAACGCCGCCGAAAAATGGATGGAATCCTATGACCTTCTGACTGCTGAACTCAAAGGTCTGTCCGAAAATACCCATCTGACCCAGCAGGACCAGCAGCTTGTTTCCAAAATGCTCTCCGCCAGCGGAGACTACCGCTCTCTGTTTGAACAGGGCGTCGCCGCCCAAAAGAAAAAAGATGAGGCCGTCGGAATCTGGCGAACCATCGGCACGGAAATGAGTTCTAATCTCAACGAGGCCATGGAAAAAGTTATTGACCCCGAGTTCCAAAAGGCCGTTCAGGAAAACAACACCGCTCAGGCCACATACTGGGCCGAGTTTGACCAGCTGCTGAATGAAAAGATTGTTCAGAACTTCCTCCTGATGCGGGTCAACGGCGTCTACCTGATTGCCAATGAAACCGACAAGGAATGGGACAACTTCCAGAAACAGCTACAAACCCTGCGAGACGGCCTTGCTGAATGGACCCAAAAAACCGCCTCGGAGCCCAAGCTGCAGGCCTATGCTTCCAAAATGAATGAGGCCGTCAGCCAGTACGCCCGCGCCGGCGAGCAATTCTATCAAAGCCTTCTGGACCAACGAAAGGCCTATTCGCAAATGGTCGCTACCGCCGCCAACATCGTCCAGATGATGAGCGAGATGGACGGTCATCTGCAGAACGCCCTGAAATCCACAGCCAATCTGGTCAACCTGACGCTGCTTCTGGCCTCCGCCGGCAGCATTGTCATCGGCATCATCCTGGCCTATGTCATCACCCGAAGCATCACCAAGCCCATTCACCAGATTATTGCCGACCTGACCACCGGCGCTGAGCAGGTCTCCAGCGCCT
This genomic stretch from Anaerohalosphaeraceae bacterium harbors:
- a CDS encoding MCP four helix bundle domain-containing protein, yielding MVKNMKLSTKLFLGFGCLVVITALLGLISWRGMAKVKTLSDLTLDGQQAVGHLNQCATLRRDFMIHKFAAIGSDNKNAAEKWMESYDLLTAELKGLSENTHLTQQDQQLVSKMLSASGDYRSLFEQGVAAQKKKDEAVGIWRTIGTEMSSNLNEAMEKVIDPEFQKAVQENNTAQATYWAEFDQLLNEKIVQNFLLMRVNGVYLIANETDKEWDNFQKQLQTLRDGLAEWTQKTASEPKLQAYASKMNEAVSQYARAGEQFYQSLLDQRKAYSQMVATAANIVQMMSEMDGHLQNALKSTANLVNLTLLLASAGSIVIGIILAYVITRSITKPIHQIIADLTTGAEQVSSA